One window of the Cryptomeria japonica chromosome 7, Sugi_1.0, whole genome shotgun sequence genome contains the following:
- the LOC131057762 gene encoding uncharacterized protein LOC131057762, translating into MAGVCCSPGFLRQIEKPKDTEAIDSLKKMVQLLGRTEIGQLISQIECVWQHEHESAFGVEGAHSNIEISNSEFGRLLIENLSTNCGENNVSKAFFLNRLKRETQNVLSDVLKEEGNMRWVAGGLSVVAYIIEELKNRNNFGNEYRHSLLYMLGLLKHMKQQIAWELPTDKRDAVVRFIVVGCLVFAIPLKTKNPFGCGSQLNVADVKNLELQLGSTHEDLAFGIIKKSIQPHTQHINEVGIKEAQELVIQLLDVQSGDKSRRAIVIEGPDGIGKTKFTNATFSRLKLKRYKVARLDIDHDVSEPDMKILQQQILRDLFCKDIILKSCVEGRARLSNAFREEACRPIFIFIDTAHCKFDLGKLLPEDEQLLPIQSRILITTTDRTKCLRWS; encoded by the exons ATGGCTGGTGTATGCTGTTCACCAGGCTTTCTTCGACAGATTGAAAAACCAAAGGATACGGAGGCGATTGATAGTCTCAAGAAAATGGTACAACTGTTGGGAAGGACGGAGATTGGACAATTGATCTCACAAATCGAATGTGTTTGGCAGCATGAGCATGAGAGCGCATTTGGAGTAGAAGGTGCCCATTCGAATATAGAGATTTCTAATTCCGAGTTTGGTCGCCTATTGATAGAAAACCTATCGACGAATTGTGGTGAAAATAATGTTTCTAAG GCATTCTTTCTTAATAGACTGAAGCGAGAAACGCAGAATGTGCTCAGCGATGTACTGAAAGAGGAAGGTAATATGAGGTGGGTGGCAGGAGGGCTGTCTGTCGTTGCATATATAATAGAAGAACTGAAGAATAGAAACAACTTCGGGAACGAGTATCGGCATTCTCTTCTGTACATGCTTGGTCTGCTCAAACACATGAAGCAACAAATTGCCTGGGAGCTGCCAACGGATAAGCGGGACGCTGTAGTCCGATTTATCGTAGTCGGATGCCTTGTGTTTGCTATCCCATTGAAAACCAAAAATCCCTTTGG ATGTGGGTCTCAGCTAAATGTGGCCGACGTAAAGAATCTTGAGCTCCAATTAGGATCCACTCATGAAGACCTGGCATTCGGCATCATTAAGAAGAGTATTCAGCCACACACTCAACATATAAATGAAG TGGGCATAAAGGAAGCACAAGAGCTAGTGATTCAGCTTTTGGATGTCCAAAGTGGTGACAAATCGAGGAGAGCCATCGTTATTGAGGGTCCTGATGGTATTGGGAAGACTAAATTCACCAATGCTACCTTCAGCCGTCTCAAACTCAAACGCTACAAAGTCGCCAGACTTGACATTGACCACGATGTTTCTGAACCTGATATGAAGATCTTGCAGCAGCAGATTTTACGCGACTTGTTCTGCAAAGATATTATTTTGAAGAGCTGTGTGGAGGGTCGAGCACGTCTGTCAAATGCATTCAGGGAGGAAGCGTGTCGGCCTATCTTTATTTTTATTGACACCGCCCACTGTAAGTTTGATCTAGGTAAATTGCTACCAGAGGACGAGCAGTTGCTTCCAATTCAGAGCAGGATCCTCATAACCACTACGGACCGCACTAAATGTCTTAGGTGGAGCTAA